The genomic stretch CTTCCACCTCTTCTTCCTCAGACCTCTGCTTCAGCTCATTTTCTTAACACACCTGATTTCACCAGCGACCTCTGCGTCCCTGTAATTCTCCAACCAATTCTCAATCTCATTTCGTTTCACTTTCTccattttcattttcattcatttatttataatatatatttttttgtttgaatttgaTTTGGTATTGAGCAGAGTGATGACGTAGCGGAACTGGAATGGTTATCGAGATTCGTGGACGATTCGTTTTACGATTTACCCACCGGAGAGATCCCCGGAGCTCTAACGTACCCTAACGACGCGTCGTTTTCCGGACGAGCTAGAAGCAAGCGATCGAGAGTTCCGATCACCGGCGCCAACACTAGCTGGGGATCTATATCTACTCCACCCCCGGAGCTTGAATCATCCTCATCGATCGCTGCGAAAACCAAATCGAAGAGAGAAGCTTCGCCGTCGAACGTTAACGCTGCTTCGTCGGCATCGGGAGGAGCGCGTAGGTGCACGCACTGCGCATCGGAGAAGACACCACAATGGAGGACCGGTCCAATGGGACCTAAAACGCTTTGTAACGCTTGTGGTGTCAGGTACAAGTCGGGTCGACTCGTTCCCGAATACAGACCCGCAGCGAGCCCGACATTTGTCCTGACCCAGCACTCAAACTCGCACCGTAAAGTTATGGAGCTCCGTCGCCAGAAAGAGATGACACGGCAACCACCGCTGCCGCAACAACAGGCTGAGCAGGAGCAGCACCACCCGCAACAGCGAGGGCAATTCTACTCTCACCACCATGGGTTTCAAGTTTGCTGACTAATGGGACACGTGTCGACCAGTGCATTACAAGTAGTTTTACTACTACTTCTTCTACTagtactactgttactactacctTCTTTTGCATCCAAGGTCTCATGAGACTGATTTTCCTATATGTTATATTAAATTTTCccgagaaaagagaagaaaatttGATTGAATGTTTTGGGCTATTAAATGCTTTCAACTATCCATTACCCTCCTCTTTACAACGCTTCATGAAAGCTTTTTAAgaaaagtgagagagagagaagggattGTGTGTGTTTAGAGTTTAGACATAAAGACTTAGAGGTGGGACTGTGGAGTTCCACGTGCTAGAGTAGCAAATTGAGAGAGTTAAATCTGCAAAATCGAATATTTTCTCTCTCTCCGTAGGTTTCTCTCACTACAAAGTAGAGAATTTGTCATGAAAAGTTTATTAAGAAGAGGTAGAGACTAGAGAAGGTGGGGTACTTACGGGTGGGGACATAGTCTAAACAGACTAGCTCTTCTTTACTTATCTTCAGTGTTTAGACTTTAGAGTACGGACCAAGGGCTGGGGGGCCATTGATCATTATTAATTTCACAGTAATTGAATCTGAGTTTTCCAACATGGGTCCAAACCAAAGTGACTCAAATAAATTTACGAAATAGTGTAAATTAAGTGAAATAATTGTAAGAATTCATTTTTGACAAATAATTTATTGAAAACAAGGTTGTGATTTTTCCCATTTATATGTTTGTTGTTTTGGGATAGGTTATTTGTGACATAAGTCCCCAAAGTTTGAAATTTGTAATTGGCATGAACCAAATCTTTTTTTTAGCGGGTAAAGTACCCAATATTACTAAAAGTGTAATTCCGTCCAATTCCATCCGTTAAGTCTGTT from Humulus lupulus chromosome 5, drHumLupu1.1, whole genome shotgun sequence encodes the following:
- the LOC133777610 gene encoding GATA transcription factor 4-like, yielding MDHVYGSLPTHQQDCFGIDDLLDFSNNEDNQFLSSSSNSDVPHHHHYLPPLLPQTSASAHFLNTPDFTSDLCVPSDDVAELEWLSRFVDDSFYDLPTGEIPGALTYPNDASFSGRARSKRSRVPITGANTSWGSISTPPPELESSSSIAAKTKSKREASPSNVNAASSASGGARRCTHCASEKTPQWRTGPMGPKTLCNACGVRYKSGRLVPEYRPAASPTFVLTQHSNSHRKVMELRRQKEMTRQPPLPQQQAEQEQHHPQQRGQFYSHHHGFQVC